One Streptomyces sp. NBC_01237 genomic region harbors:
- the pgl gene encoding 6-phosphogluconolactonase, producing MTVPQLVVHRDKELMAQAAAARLITKIVDAQAARGSASVVLTGGRNGNGLLAALAAAPARDAVDWARLDLWWGDERFLPEGDPERNVTQAREALLDSVPLDPARVHAMPASDGPYGGDADEAAEGYAAELAAAAGPEDHGPVPTFDVLMLGVGPDTHVASLFPELPAVRETVRTVVGVHGAPKPPPTRVSLTLPAIRAAREVWLLAAGEDKAEAAAIALSGAGEIQAPAAGAYGRSRTLWLLDAPAASRLPRALYPPASS from the coding sequence GTGACGGTCCCCCAACTGGTCGTGCACCGCGACAAGGAGCTGATGGCGCAGGCCGCGGCTGCCCGGCTGATCACGAAGATCGTGGACGCCCAGGCAGCGCGCGGCAGCGCCTCGGTGGTGCTGACCGGTGGGCGCAACGGCAACGGTCTGCTGGCCGCACTCGCCGCGGCGCCCGCCCGGGACGCGGTCGACTGGGCGCGGCTCGACCTGTGGTGGGGCGACGAGCGGTTCCTGCCCGAGGGTGACCCCGAGCGCAATGTCACGCAGGCCCGCGAGGCCCTGCTGGACTCGGTACCGCTGGACCCGGCCCGGGTGCACGCGATGCCGGCCTCCGACGGCCCGTACGGCGGTGACGCGGACGAGGCGGCCGAGGGGTACGCCGCCGAACTCGCCGCCGCGGCGGGGCCGGAGGACCACGGCCCCGTACCGACGTTCGACGTGCTGATGCTGGGCGTCGGCCCGGACACACATGTCGCGTCGCTCTTCCCGGAGCTGCCCGCGGTACGGGAGACCGTGCGCACCGTCGTCGGTGTGCACGGCGCCCCGAAGCCGCCGCCGACCAGGGTCTCCCTCACGCTGCCCGCGATCCGGGCGGCGCGCGAGGTGTGGCTGCTGGCGGCGGGCGAGGACAAGGCGGAGGCCGCGGCCATCGCGCTGTCCGGTGCCGGGGAGATCCAGGCACCGGCGGCGGGGGCGTACGGACGCTCCAGGACGCTGTGGCTGCTGGACGCCCCGGCGGCCTCGCGGCTGCCGCGTGCGCTGTATCCGCCGGCCTCTTCCTGA
- a CDS encoding VOC family protein has product MVHIGSVVMGASDVARAAAFWKAALGYVEREPATDDWVVLVPDGGTGAGLSLGRSESPVQEVPRVHLDLYSAAQTAEVERLVALGAVRVAWELYPPDPDFVVLADPEGNRFCVIDTEHGG; this is encoded by the coding sequence ATGGTGCACATCGGAAGCGTGGTGATGGGCGCGTCGGACGTGGCGCGGGCGGCGGCCTTCTGGAAGGCGGCGCTGGGCTATGTGGAGCGCGAGCCCGCGACGGACGACTGGGTGGTACTGGTCCCGGACGGGGGCACGGGGGCCGGGCTGTCGCTGGGGCGCAGCGAGTCCCCGGTGCAGGAGGTCCCGCGGGTCCATCTGGACCTCTACTCCGCCGCTCAGACCGCCGAGGTGGAGCGGCTGGTCGCGCTCGGCGCGGTCCGGGTGGCGTGGGAGCTCTACCCGCCGGACCCGGACTTCGTCGTGCTGGCCGACCCCGAGGGGAACAGGTTCTGCGTGATCGATACGGAGCACGGCGGCTGA
- a CDS encoding PH domain-containing protein yields MSAVDDWRRLHPRTVLVTALVTAGVVAGAAVPTTVGLSGRLGTGTAALWVLAGAVLLIGCATAGDYVRWRRTRYRVGPERVDLHTGLLLVKRRSLARERIRSVDLTAHLMLRLLGLVTVKIGTGEHTGGESTLELDPVTRGEGERLRRLLLERTATGAEGTHREGELATLDPRWIRYAPVSFVAPMLGGAAAGAVLQVSEWVGAQRQVIAWVGDRFRDTPVLWTVVTLVVAAVVAGAVGALGLWVEMWWNYRLEREPGGTLRVRRGLLTTRSISVEEARLHGVDLVEPLGVRLLGAARLDAITTGMAKDEDSKNADHNTLLPPVPRQLADSVAAEVLRETHTPTGVPLTGHPRAARRRRLRWALWSTLAPALVLAVLGALLTPVLLWIALVCAVVFPPVAVLLALDAYRALGHAVGGRYLVTRSGTLRRSTAALERAGVIGWTVKQSYFQRRAGLLSVTATTAAGAGAYTAYDTDAGEGLTFAAEAVPGLLEPFLERTPRSPERTPATLGPTPAPEHAPRTPEHSPKDV; encoded by the coding sequence ATGAGCGCGGTGGACGACTGGCGCCGCCTGCACCCCCGTACGGTGCTCGTCACCGCGCTCGTCACGGCGGGCGTCGTGGCGGGCGCGGCCGTACCGACCACCGTCGGTCTCTCCGGCCGGCTCGGGACGGGAACGGCCGCGCTGTGGGTGCTGGCCGGAGCCGTCCTGCTGATCGGCTGCGCGACGGCCGGTGACTACGTCCGCTGGCGCCGCACCCGCTACCGCGTCGGCCCCGAACGCGTCGACCTCCACACCGGCCTCCTGCTCGTCAAACGCCGCTCCCTGGCCCGCGAACGCATCCGCAGCGTCGACCTCACCGCCCACCTGATGCTGCGTCTCCTCGGCCTCGTCACGGTCAAGATCGGCACCGGGGAGCACACCGGCGGTGAATCCACCCTGGAACTCGACCCGGTGACCCGCGGCGAGGGCGAACGGCTGCGCAGGCTCCTGCTGGAACGCACCGCCACCGGAGCCGAAGGCACCCACCGAGAGGGTGAGCTGGCCACCCTCGACCCGCGGTGGATCCGCTACGCCCCGGTCTCGTTCGTCGCCCCGATGCTCGGCGGAGCCGCGGCAGGAGCGGTGCTCCAGGTCAGCGAGTGGGTCGGGGCACAGCGCCAGGTCATCGCCTGGGTCGGCGACCGCTTCCGGGACACCCCGGTGCTCTGGACGGTCGTGACCCTGGTCGTCGCGGCCGTCGTCGCGGGGGCCGTCGGAGCGCTCGGACTCTGGGTCGAGATGTGGTGGAACTACCGCCTGGAGCGTGAGCCGGGTGGCACCCTGCGGGTCCGGCGCGGGCTGCTGACCACCCGGTCCATCTCCGTCGAGGAGGCCAGGCTGCACGGGGTGGACCTCGTGGAGCCGCTCGGCGTCCGGTTGCTGGGCGCCGCCCGGCTGGACGCGATCACCACCGGGATGGCCAAGGACGAGGACTCGAAGAACGCCGACCACAACACCCTGCTCCCGCCCGTGCCCCGGCAGTTGGCCGACAGCGTCGCCGCCGAGGTGCTGCGGGAGACACACACCCCGACCGGGGTCCCGCTCACCGGGCACCCCCGTGCCGCCCGCCGCCGGAGACTGCGCTGGGCGCTCTGGTCGACCCTCGCTCCCGCCCTGGTGCTGGCCGTGCTCGGGGCGCTGCTCACGCCCGTCCTGCTCTGGATCGCGCTCGTCTGCGCGGTGGTGTTCCCGCCCGTCGCGGTCCTGCTCGCGCTGGACGCCTACCGGGCGCTCGGACATGCCGTCGGCGGCCGGTACCTGGTGACCCGGTCGGGCACCCTACGGCGCTCCACCGCGGCCCTGGAACGGGCCGGGGTGATCGGCTGGACGGTCAAGCAGTCGTACTTCCAGCGGCGGGCCGGACTGCTGAGCGTCACGGCCACCACGGCCGCCGGAGCGGGCGCCTACACGGCGTACGACACCGACGCGGGCGAGGGCCTCACCTTCGCCGCCGAAGCCGTCCCCGGCCTCCTGGAACCCTTCCTGGAGCGCACCCCGAGGAGCCCGGAGCGCACCCCGGCGACGCTCGGGCCCACCCCGGCGCCCGAGCACGCCCCGAGGACGCCGGAGCACTCCCCGAAGGACGTCTGA
- a CDS encoding PH domain-containing protein — MPQGEGTVRLRPPNNRLDGRAVGWWRAQWALLTALPVVVLGVLGALIEPARLWLLLPAAVLAAAGSACAVLLPLWWFRTHRWEVTEDAVYVRTGVLWQEWRIAPMSRIQTVDTVRGPLEQLFRLATVTVTTASAKGAVKIEGLDHEVAAELAERLTRITQDTPGDAT; from the coding sequence ATGCCGCAGGGGGAGGGGACGGTACGGCTCCGGCCGCCGAACAACAGACTGGACGGGCGGGCCGTCGGCTGGTGGCGGGCCCAGTGGGCGCTGCTGACCGCGTTGCCGGTCGTGGTGCTCGGTGTGCTGGGCGCGCTCATCGAGCCCGCCCGCCTCTGGCTGCTGCTGCCCGCCGCGGTGCTGGCGGCGGCCGGATCGGCCTGTGCCGTCCTTCTCCCCCTGTGGTGGTTCCGTACGCACCGGTGGGAGGTCACCGAGGACGCGGTGTACGTCCGCACCGGTGTCCTGTGGCAGGAGTGGCGGATCGCGCCGATGTCCCGCATCCAGACCGTGGACACCGTGCGCGGTCCGCTGGAACAGCTCTTCCGGCTCGCCACGGTCACCGTCACCACCGCGTCGGCCAAGGGCGCGGTGAAGATCGAGGGACTGGACCACGAGGTGGCGGCGGAGCTGGCCGAGCGGCTGACCCGGATCACCCAGGACACCCCCGGCGACGCCACATGA
- the pgi gene encoding glucose-6-phosphate isomerase, producing the protein MNAQSRTRLNQMPEWTALGKHREELGGTHLRQLFADSPDRGSAYTLRVGDLHLDYSKHLVTDETLRLLRELAAATRVAELRDAMFRGEKINTTEDRAVLHTALRAPRDAVIEVDGENVVPGVHAVLDKMAAFSEKVRAGQWTGHTGRPVKNIVNIGIGGSDLGPAMAYEVLRSFTDRSLTVRFVSNVDGADLHEAVRDLDAAETLFIVASKTFTTIETITNATSARDWLLTELKAGQDAVAQHFVALSTNAEKVADFGIDTANMFEFWDWVGGRYSYDSAIGLSLMIAIGPERFREMLDGFHLVDEHFRTAPAEENAPLLLGLLGVWYGAFFDAQSHAVLPYSHYLSKFTAYLQQLDMESNGKSVDRDGNPVDWQTGPVVWGTPGTNGQHAYYQLIHQGTKMIPADFIGFAAPVHDLLPGLIAQHDLLMANFFAQTQALAFGKTPDEVRAEGVPEELVPHKTFRGNHPTTTILADKLTPSVLGQLIALYEHKVFVQGAVWNIDSFDQWGVELGKVLARKIEPVLTEGTGGEQLDSSTAALVAAYRTLRGR; encoded by the coding sequence ATGAACGCACAAAGCCGAACCAGGCTCAATCAGATGCCCGAGTGGACGGCTCTCGGCAAGCACCGTGAAGAGCTCGGCGGGACCCATCTGCGACAGCTGTTCGCGGACAGTCCGGACCGCGGCAGCGCCTACACCCTGCGGGTCGGCGACCTCCACCTCGACTACTCCAAGCACCTGGTCACCGACGAGACGCTCCGCCTGCTGCGCGAGCTCGCCGCCGCCACCCGGGTCGCGGAGCTGCGGGACGCGATGTTCCGCGGCGAGAAGATCAACACCACCGAGGACCGGGCCGTCCTGCACACCGCGCTCCGCGCCCCGCGCGACGCCGTGATCGAGGTCGACGGCGAGAACGTGGTGCCCGGCGTGCACGCCGTCCTCGACAAGATGGCCGCCTTCTCCGAGAAGGTCAGGGCGGGGCAGTGGACCGGTCACACCGGCCGTCCCGTCAAGAACATCGTGAACATCGGCATCGGCGGCTCCGACCTGGGCCCCGCCATGGCGTACGAGGTGCTGCGCTCCTTCACGGACCGCTCGCTCACCGTCCGCTTCGTCTCCAACGTCGACGGCGCCGACCTCCACGAGGCGGTCCGCGACCTCGACGCGGCCGAGACGCTGTTCATCGTCGCGTCCAAGACGTTCACCACGATCGAGACCATCACCAACGCCACCTCCGCGCGCGACTGGCTGCTCACCGAGCTGAAGGCCGGTCAGGACGCCGTCGCCCAGCACTTCGTGGCGCTGTCGACCAATGCCGAGAAGGTCGCGGACTTCGGTATCGACACGGCCAACATGTTCGAGTTCTGGGACTGGGTCGGCGGCCGGTACTCCTACGACTCCGCGATCGGCCTCTCGCTGATGATCGCCATCGGCCCGGAGCGGTTCCGCGAGATGCTCGACGGCTTCCACCTCGTCGACGAGCACTTCCGTACCGCGCCCGCCGAGGAGAACGCCCCGCTGCTGCTCGGCCTGCTGGGTGTCTGGTACGGCGCCTTCTTCGACGCCCAGTCGCACGCGGTGCTGCCCTACAGCCACTACCTGTCCAAGTTCACCGCGTACCTCCAGCAGCTGGACATGGAGTCCAACGGCAAGTCCGTCGACCGGGACGGCAACCCCGTCGACTGGCAGACCGGTCCGGTGGTCTGGGGCACGCCCGGCACCAACGGCCAGCACGCCTACTACCAGCTGATCCACCAGGGCACGAAGATGATCCCGGCGGACTTCATCGGCTTCGCCGCCCCGGTGCACGACCTGCTGCCCGGACTGATCGCCCAGCACGACCTGCTGATGGCCAACTTCTTCGCCCAGACCCAGGCCCTCGCCTTCGGCAAGACGCCCGACGAGGTCCGTGCGGAAGGGGTGCCCGAGGAGCTGGTTCCGCACAAGACGTTCCGGGGCAACCACCCGACGACCACAATCCTCGCCGACAAGCTGACCCCCTCGGTCCTCGGCCAGCTGATCGCGCTCTACGAGCACAAGGTCTTCGTCCAGGGCGCCGTCTGGAACATCGACTCCTTCGACCAGTGGGGCGTCGAGCTCGGCAAGGTCCTCGCCAGGAAGATCGAGCCGGTCCTGACCGAGGGCACCGGCGGCGAGCAGCTGGACAGCTCCACCGCCGCGCTGGTCGCCGCCTACCGCACGCTGCGGGGGCGCTGA
- a CDS encoding RNA polymerase-binding protein RbpA, whose amino-acid sequence MASGNAIRGSRVGAGPMGEAERGESAPRLRISFWCSNGHETQPSFAHDAQVPETWDCPRCGFPAGQDRDSPPDPPRTEPYKTHLAYVRERRSDADGEAILAEALAKLRGEI is encoded by the coding sequence GTGGCAAGTGGCAACGCGATTCGGGGAAGCCGGGTCGGAGCGGGGCCGATGGGGGAGGCCGAGCGGGGCGAGTCCGCACCGCGCCTCCGCATCTCCTTCTGGTGCTCGAACGGGCACGAGACGCAGCCGAGCTTCGCCCATGACGCGCAGGTACCGGAGACCTGGGACTGCCCGCGCTGCGGCTTCCCGGCCGGCCAGGACCGGGACAGCCCGCCGGACCCGCCCCGCACCGAGCCGTACAAGACGCATCTGGCGTACGTACGGGAACGGCGCAGTGACGCGGACGGCGAAGCCATTCTCGCCGAGGCACTTGCCAAACTCCGCGGCGAAATCTAG
- the secG gene encoding preprotein translocase subunit SecG — protein sequence MILGFEIALIVFSLLLMLLVLMHKGKGGGLSDMFGGGMQSSVGGSSVAERNLDRITVVVGLGWFACIVVLGLLIKLDN from the coding sequence GTGATTTTGGGGTTCGAGATCGCCCTGATCGTCTTCAGCCTGCTGCTGATGCTGCTGGTGCTGATGCACAAGGGAAAGGGCGGCGGCCTCTCCGACATGTTCGGTGGCGGTATGCAGTCCTCCGTCGGTGGTTCCTCGGTCGCCGAGCGCAACCTCGACCGCATCACCGTCGTGGTCGGTCTGGGCTGGTTCGCCTGCATTGTGGTCCTTGGTCTGCTGATCAAGCTGGACAACTGA
- the tpiA gene encoding triose-phosphate isomerase, translating into MTTRTPLMAGNWKMNLNHLEAIAHVQKLAFALADKDYDAVEVAVLPPFTDLRSVQTLVDGDKLKIKYGAQDISAHDSGAYTGEISGAMLAKLKCTYVAVGHSERRQYHAETDEVCNAKVKAAFKHGLTPILCVGEGLDIRKAGDQVSYTLAQLDGALKDIPAEQAESIVIAYEPVWAIGTGEVATPEDAQEVCGAIRRRLAELYSQELADAVRIQYGGSVKSGNVAAIMAQPDVDGALIGGAALDTDEFVKIVRFRDQ; encoded by the coding sequence ATGACCACCCGCACCCCGCTGATGGCGGGCAACTGGAAGATGAACCTCAACCACCTTGAGGCCATCGCTCACGTCCAGAAGCTCGCCTTCGCCCTCGCCGACAAGGACTACGACGCCGTAGAGGTCGCCGTCCTGCCGCCCTTCACCGACCTGCGCTCCGTGCAGACCCTGGTCGACGGCGACAAGCTGAAGATCAAGTACGGCGCCCAGGACATCTCGGCGCACGACTCCGGCGCGTACACCGGTGAGATCTCCGGCGCCATGCTCGCCAAGCTGAAGTGCACGTACGTGGCCGTCGGCCACAGCGAGCGCCGCCAGTACCACGCCGAGACCGACGAGGTCTGCAACGCCAAGGTGAAGGCCGCGTTCAAGCACGGCCTGACCCCGATCCTCTGCGTCGGCGAGGGCCTGGACATCCGCAAGGCCGGTGACCAGGTCTCCTACACGCTCGCGCAGCTCGACGGTGCCCTCAAGGACATCCCGGCCGAGCAGGCCGAGTCCATCGTGATCGCCTACGAGCCGGTCTGGGCCATCGGGACCGGCGAGGTCGCCACCCCCGAGGACGCCCAGGAGGTGTGCGGAGCGATCCGCCGCCGGCTGGCCGAGCTGTACTCGCAGGAGCTGGCCGACGCCGTCCGCATCCAGTACGGCGGCTCGGTGAAGTCCGGCAATGTCGCGGCCATCATGGCTCAGCCGGACGTGGACGGTGCCCTGATCGGCGGCGCCGCGCTGGACACCGACGAGTTCGTCAAGATCGTCCGCTTCCGCGACCAGTGA
- a CDS encoding phosphoglycerate kinase, protein MKTIDELLAEGVAGKRVFVRADLNVPLDGTTITDDGRIRAVVPTVAKLADAGARVIVASHLGRPKGAPDPAFSLAPAAARLGELLGKDVAFATDTVGESARATVAALTDGQVAVIENLRFNAGETAKDDAERGAFADQLAELADVYVGDGFGAVHRKHASVFDLPARLPHYAGFLIATEVGVLKKLTSDVKRPYAVVLGGAKVSDKLGVIDHLLEKADRILIGGGMAYTFLKAQGHEVGNSLLQEDQVPAVQGYLKRAQELGVEFVLPVDVLVAGEFPDLKTKAPAHPSTVAADAIPAGRQGLDLGPETRKLYASKLADAATVFWNGPMGVFEHPDYAEGTRALAQALVDSPAFSVVGGGDSAAAVRILGFDENAFGHISTGGGASLEYLEGKTLPGLAALED, encoded by the coding sequence ATGAAGACGATCGACGAACTTCTCGCCGAAGGGGTCGCGGGCAAGCGGGTATTCGTCCGCGCCGACCTCAATGTGCCGCTCGACGGCACCACCATCACCGACGACGGCCGCATCCGGGCCGTCGTCCCGACGGTCGCCAAGCTCGCCGACGCCGGTGCGCGGGTCATCGTCGCCTCGCACCTGGGCCGCCCCAAGGGTGCCCCGGACCCGGCCTTCTCGCTGGCGCCCGCCGCCGCCCGCCTGGGTGAGCTCCTCGGCAAGGACGTCGCCTTCGCGACCGACACCGTCGGCGAGTCCGCCCGCGCCACGGTCGCCGCGCTCACCGACGGCCAGGTCGCCGTCATCGAGAACCTGCGCTTCAACGCCGGTGAGACGGCGAAGGACGACGCCGAGCGCGGTGCCTTCGCCGACCAGCTGGCCGAGCTCGCCGATGTGTACGTGGGCGACGGCTTCGGCGCCGTCCACCGCAAGCACGCCTCGGTCTTCGACCTCCCGGCCCGGCTGCCGCACTACGCGGGCTTCCTCATCGCCACCGAGGTCGGCGTACTGAAGAAGCTCACCTCCGACGTCAAGCGGCCGTACGCCGTCGTCCTCGGCGGCGCCAAGGTCTCCGACAAGCTCGGGGTCATCGACCACCTGCTGGAGAAGGCCGACCGCATCCTGATCGGCGGCGGCATGGCGTACACCTTCCTCAAGGCCCAGGGCCACGAGGTCGGCAACTCGCTGCTCCAGGAGGACCAGGTCCCGGCCGTCCAGGGCTACCTCAAGCGTGCCCAGGAGCTCGGCGTGGAGTTCGTGCTCCCCGTCGACGTCCTGGTCGCGGGCGAGTTCCCGGACCTGAAGACCAAGGCCCCGGCCCACCCGAGCACGGTCGCCGCCGACGCCATCCCGGCCGGCCGGCAGGGTCTGGACCTCGGTCCCGAGACCCGCAAGCTGTACGCATCGAAGCTCGCCGACGCGGCCACCGTCTTCTGGAACGGCCCCATGGGCGTCTTCGAACACCCCGACTACGCCGAGGGCACGCGCGCGCTCGCCCAGGCACTCGTCGACTCCCCGGCCTTCAGCGTCGTCGGCGGTGGCGACTCCGCCGCCGCCGTCCGCATCCTGGGCTTCGACGAGAACGCATTCGGCCACATCTCGACCGGTGGCGGCGCCAGCCTCGAATACCTCGAGGGCAAGACGCTTCCCGGCCTCGCCGCACTGGAGGACTGA
- the gap gene encoding type I glyceraldehyde-3-phosphate dehydrogenase, whose protein sequence is MTIRVGINGFGRIGRNYFRALLEQGADIEIVAVNDLGDTATTAHLLKYDTILGRLKAEVSHTADTITVDGHTIKVLSERNPADIPWGQLGVDIVIESTGIFTKKADAEKHIAGGAKKVLISAPAKDEDITIVMGVNQDKYDAANHHIISNASCTTNCVAPMAKVLDENFGIVKGLMTTVHAYTNDQRILDFPHSDLRRARAAAENIIPTTTGAAKATALVLPQLKGKLDGIAMRVPVPTGSATDLVVELQREVTKDEVNAAFKKASDDGDLKGFLAYTEDPIVSSDIVGDPASCTFDSSLTMVQEGKTVKILGWYDNEWGYSNRLVDLTVFVGGQL, encoded by the coding sequence GTGACGATCCGCGTAGGCATCAACGGCTTTGGCCGCATCGGTCGTAACTACTTCCGCGCGCTGCTGGAGCAGGGTGCGGACATCGAGATCGTGGCTGTCAACGACCTGGGTGACACTGCGACCACGGCCCACCTGCTGAAGTACGACACCATTCTGGGTCGTCTCAAGGCAGAGGTGAGCCACACCGCCGACACCATCACCGTCGACGGTCACACCATCAAGGTGCTCTCCGAGCGCAACCCGGCCGACATCCCCTGGGGTCAGCTGGGTGTCGACATCGTGATCGAGTCGACCGGCATCTTCACCAAGAAGGCCGACGCCGAGAAGCACATCGCCGGTGGCGCCAAGAAGGTCCTCATCTCGGCTCCGGCCAAGGACGAGGACATCACCATCGTGATGGGCGTCAACCAGGACAAGTACGACGCGGCCAACCACCACATCATCTCCAACGCCTCCTGCACCACCAACTGTGTGGCGCCGATGGCCAAGGTTCTCGACGAGAACTTCGGCATCGTCAAGGGCCTGATGACGACGGTCCACGCGTACACCAACGACCAGCGCATCCTGGACTTCCCGCACTCGGACCTGCGTCGCGCCCGCGCCGCGGCCGAGAACATCATTCCGACCACGACGGGTGCCGCCAAGGCCACCGCCCTGGTCCTTCCGCAGCTCAAGGGCAAGCTCGACGGCATCGCGATGCGCGTCCCGGTCCCGACCGGTTCCGCCACCGACCTCGTCGTGGAGCTGCAGCGCGAAGTCACCAAGGACGAGGTCAACGCCGCGTTCAAGAAGGCGTCCGACGACGGCGACCTCAAGGGCTTCCTGGCCTACACCGAGGACCCGATCGTCTCGTCCGACATCGTCGGCGACCCGGCGTCCTGCACCTTCGACTCCTCCCTGACGATGGTTCAGGAAGGCAAGACGGTGAAGATCCTCGGCTGGTACGACAACGAGTGGGGTTACTCCAACCGCCTCGTCGACCTGACCGTCTTCGTCGGCGGCCAGCTCTGA
- the whiA gene encoding DNA-binding protein WhiA, whose protein sequence is MAMTPAVKDEISRLPVTRTCCRKAEVSAILRFAGGLHLVSGRIVIEAELDTAMAARRLKRDILEIFGHSSELIVMAPGGLRRGSRYVVRVVAGGDQLARQTGLVDGRGRPIRGLPPQVVSGATCDAEAAWRGAFLAHGSLTEPGRSSSLEVTCPGPEAALALVGAARRLSIAAKAREVRGVDRVVVRDGDAIGALLTRLGAHESVLAWEERRMRREVRATANRLANFDDANLRRSARAAVAAGARVGRALEILGEEVPEHLAAAGRLRMEHKQASLEELGALADPPLTKDAVAGRIRRLLAMADKRAQDLGIPGTESTLSEELADGLVG, encoded by the coding sequence ATGGCGATGACGCCAGCGGTGAAGGACGAAATCTCTCGGCTTCCCGTCACCCGGACCTGCTGCAGGAAGGCAGAAGTCTCGGCGATTCTTCGTTTCGCGGGCGGGCTGCACCTGGTGAGCGGCCGGATTGTGATCGAGGCGGAGCTGGACACCGCGATGGCGGCGCGCCGGCTCAAGCGCGACATTCTCGAAATCTTCGGGCACAGCTCCGAACTGATCGTGATGGCTCCCGGCGGGCTGCGGCGCGGCTCGCGCTATGTCGTCCGCGTGGTGGCGGGCGGTGACCAGCTGGCCCGCCAGACCGGCCTGGTGGACGGCCGCGGCCGTCCCATCCGCGGGCTCCCCCCGCAGGTGGTCTCGGGGGCCACCTGCGACGCGGAGGCGGCCTGGCGCGGGGCGTTCCTGGCGCACGGCTCGCTCACCGAGCCGGGCCGCTCCTCCTCGCTGGAGGTGACCTGCCCGGGTCCGGAGGCGGCGCTCGCACTGGTCGGTGCGGCCCGCAGGCTCTCCATCGCGGCGAAGGCGCGCGAGGTGCGCGGCGTGGACCGTGTCGTCGTCCGGGACGGCGACGCGATCGGCGCGCTGCTGACCCGGCTCGGCGCCCATGAGTCGGTGCTGGCCTGGGAGGAGCGCCGGATGCGGCGCGAGGTCCGGGCCACGGCGAACCGGCTGGCCAACTTCGACGACGCCAACCTCCGCCGCTCGGCACGGGCCGCGGTGGCGGCCGGGGCCCGGGTGGGGCGCGCGCTGGAGATCCTGGGCGAGGAGGTGCCCGAGCACCTCGCGGCAGCCGGACGCCTGCGCATGGAGCACAAGCAGGCGTCCCTGGAGGAACTGGGCGCGCTCGCCGACCCGCCGCTGACCAAGGACGCGGTCGCGGGCCGGATCCGCCGACTGCTGGCCATGGCCGACAAGCGGGCCCAGGACCTGGGTATCCCGGGGACGGAGTCCACCCTGAGCGAGGAGCTGGCCGACGGCCTCGTCGGCTGA
- a CDS encoding gluconeogenesis factor YvcK family protein produces the protein MTGRNLRLRRLSRATSALSGRKRGAQPKVVALGGGMGLSASLAALRRITGDLTAVVTVADDGGSSGRLREELGVLPPGDLRKALAALCGDDDWGQTWSRVIQHRFVSKGDLHEHAVGNLLIVALWEQLGDHVQALDLVGKLLGAHGRVLPMSAVPLELQALVRGHDPDRPEDIVTVRGQATVALTPGEVQSVHVVPIDPPAVPEAVEAVLDADWVVLGPGSWFSSVIPHLLVPDLLDALVSTKARKVLSLNLAPQPGETDGFSPQRHLEVLGRHAPKLALDVVLADEAAVPDRESLADAAKRLGAAVELAPVASPDGVPIHDPELLAAAYDRIFRMHGRIGPWR, from the coding sequence GTGACCGGGCGCAATCTGCGTCTGCGGAGACTCAGCAGAGCCACCTCGGCGCTCTCCGGCCGCAAGCGCGGCGCGCAGCCCAAGGTCGTCGCGCTCGGCGGCGGCATGGGACTGTCGGCGTCCCTCGCGGCGCTGCGCCGGATCACCGGCGATCTCACGGCCGTGGTCACCGTCGCCGACGACGGGGGCTCCAGCGGCAGGCTGCGCGAGGAGCTGGGCGTCCTGCCGCCCGGCGACCTGCGCAAGGCGCTCGCCGCGCTCTGCGGTGACGACGACTGGGGCCAGACCTGGTCCCGGGTCATCCAGCACCGCTTCGTGTCCAAGGGCGATCTGCACGAGCACGCGGTCGGCAATCTGCTGATCGTCGCCCTCTGGGAGCAGCTCGGCGACCATGTCCAGGCTCTCGACCTGGTCGGCAAGCTGCTCGGCGCGCACGGCCGGGTGCTGCCGATGTCGGCCGTGCCGCTGGAGCTCCAGGCGCTGGTACGGGGGCACGACCCCGACCGCCCCGAGGACATCGTCACGGTGCGTGGCCAGGCGACGGTGGCGCTCACTCCGGGCGAGGTGCAGTCCGTGCACGTCGTCCCGATCGACCCGCCGGCCGTCCCCGAAGCGGTCGAGGCCGTCCTCGACGCGGACTGGGTGGTGCTCGGCCCCGGCTCCTGGTTCTCCTCCGTGATTCCCCATCTGCTGGTGCCGGATCTGCTCGACGCGCTGGTCTCCACGAAGGCCCGGAAGGTCCTTTCGCTGAACCTCGCGCCACAACCCGGTGAAACAGATGGCTTCTCTCCGCAGCGTCATTTGGAGGTTTTGGGACGACACGCCCCTAAACTCGCCCTGGACGTGGTGCTGGCCGACGAGGCCGCCGTGCCCGATCGCGAGTCCCTCGCCGATGCCGCAAAACGGCTCGGTGCCGCGGTCGAGCTGGCGCCTGTGGCCTCACCCGACGGCGTTCCGATTCATGATCCGGAGCTGTTGGCCGCCGCGTACGACCGTATTTTTCGGATGCATGGAAGGATCGGCCCATGGCGATGA